AACGTAGGTTGCGCCCAAAACGGCATCGTTGTGGCGCATGGTTTTGGCAAATTTTTGCTGCCCGGGCAGCGCCCATTGTTGAATGCTGCCATCTGTTGCCCAAATGAGCACGCGTTTTCCCGACGGATGATATTGCCCGCCGTTGAGCGAACCGGAATGGCGCATCGGGCGGGAAATTGGCGTGCCGCTGCGCGAATCTTCGCGAATTGCGGTGCTGTCGTCACTCCACATCAGGAATTCCTCACCGTCCGGCGAAAACGCGATGCCGCCGATCCAACCATCCTGCGGCGATTCGCTGATCAGTTTACCGGTTGAAATATCCCACAATCGCGCGGTGAAATCGTCTGCGGTTGTCACCAGTCGTTGCGCATCCGGCGACAGGTGTGCCTGCAAAATGCCCGATTGATCGGTGAAAATAATCTCGCTGTTGCCGGTGGTCCGGCTTGTCCGGCGAACCTCGCCGTTGTTGCTCCAGCTCAAAATGGCATCGCCATCGGGCAGCCACGCCACACCGCTGATTTTTTCGGAATGGGTGATGGTTGCGGGGCTGTTTTTTGCGGATTTGAGCTGCCAGATTTGAGCGGTGTTCCCGCCCCAAATCAGCAAATTGCTGCTGTCCGGCGATGGCAAAACGCCGGCAATTTGCGCCGGATGTTTGATGGTTTGATCCAATTTTGCAACCGGCCAAATTTCTTTTAATTGGCTGCTGATTTGCGCTATCAATCCGGATTCGGGCGACTGGTCGTACGCTGCCGCCAGCAAATGCAGCCGTAACAGCGGGTTGTTATCGAGCGTTGCCACCCGGCTTTCGTTGAGCAATTGTTGCGCGCGGGCGTTATTTAATTCCTGAGTAGCAGTGGCGCGTTGCTGCAACCACCAAAACAGCGTCAAAAATACCAGGCTCAGCGCGGCGCCGATAATCAGGCTCATGCGCAGTTTTTTGCTGCGATTTTGACGTTTTAACTCCAAATCAGACAATGTTTTAACATCGATAGTTGATAACCGGGAAAGCAGCGTCAGCCACGATTCAAACGTGCCGGCATCACTCGCGGGATGGGCCAGTTTTTCGATCTGCCGAATTACAACCGGACGGGTGGAAATACCGGCGTCCGCCATTGCCTCCGGCAACACATTTTCGCTTTCTCCGCTTTTTGCGAACAGAACAGGGACAATATCCGCAGCATCGCGAACAGCCAAAAAATCGCGGATTTGTTGATTCATTTGCGGATCGCGGCGCGTTTCCGGCGAATAGGCTGCCAGAAATTTTTTGGAATGTTGTAACGGTTGGGTAAAAATTTCTCCCTGATACATTTTGGCAACTTCCGGCGAATCCAGAAATATGCGCAAATGGCGATGGGCAAATCCCATTTCCGGGTGTGGTGCATAATTGGTCAGCGCGGTTTCGAGTATCTCGACGGCTTCCGCATCTGCGTCGCTAAAGCAAATATAAACATCATGTTGGAATTTCATTTCCTGCGGGTTCCCTGTTCTCAAAAATATTTTTTTGCTTTCCAAAACTTCGCCTCAAAGATAATCAATCCTTGAGCGAAAAAAAATACCGGTTTGTTAAACTAAACCGGTATTTTTTAAAATTTTAAACGATGTGATTTTTTGCGTTCCGCGATTGGAATTACTGCGTGCGACCGGGATAAACCGCCAGCGCTTTCGCCAAAATTTCCATCGAGCGGCGCATTGCCGGGGCATTCAGCACAAATGCGATGCGCACTTCGTCGGTGCCAAGTCCGGGCGTGGCGTAAAATCCGGCGGCGGGCGCCATCATCACGGTTTCTTTGTTATCGTGAAAATCGCTGAGCAGCCATTTGCAGAAATTGTCGGCGTCGTCCACCGGCAGTTTTACAACGGTGTAAAACGCACCGCTGGGTTTGTGAGCAAACGCGCCGGGAATTTTGGCGAGCCCCTCAAAAACGGCTTCGCGGCGGGCGAGGTATTCGCCCATCACTTCGTCAAAATAGGATTGCGGGGTATCCAGCGCGGCGGTTGCGGCAATCTGCTCCAGCGTCGGCGGGCAAAGCCGTGCCTGTCCGAAGCGCAGCGCGGTATCCAAAATCGCTTTGTTTTTAGTAACGATGCAGCCCACTCGTGCGCCACAGGCGCTGTATCGTTTGGAAATGCTGTCCACAATAATGGCGCGTTCGTCCATATCTTTCAGGTGCATCACCGAGTGGTGCTGTTTGCCGTCATACACAAATTCGCGATACACTTCGTCGCCGATCAAATACAAATCGTTGTTGATGGCTATATCGCGCAAAGTTTCCATTTCTGCTTTCGAATAGACGTATCCCGTGGGATTGTTTGGGTTGCAAATCATGATCGCTTTGGTTCGACGGGTAATTTTCTGTTCGATTTCCGATGCGTCCGGTAATTTGAAACCGTTTTCCGCGCTGCAGGTGAGCGGCACAACCCGTACGCCGGCCTCCACCGCAAAACCCAGATAATTGGTGTAAAACGGCTCGGGAATGAGAATTTCATCGCCGGGATCCATGCAGGCCAGCATCACAAAAATGATGGCTTCGCTTCCGGCGGTGGTCACCAGCACTTCGTCTTTGCTGACGTTGATGCCGTTTTTCTGGTAGTATTTCGCAAGCCCTTCACGATATTCCCACAAACCGGCGGAGTGTCCGTATTCCAGCACCGTGATGTCGTGATTGCGAAACGCATCCATCATCACTTTCGGGGTGGGAATATCCGGTTGACCGATGTTGAGGTGATACACTTTCACCCCACGGGATTTGGCGGCTTCCGCAAATGGCACCAGCTTGCGGATGGGCGAAGGCGGCATAATTCGGGCGCGTTCGGAAATTCCTGGCATGGTTGCACTCCTCTCATATTAAAAATTGAATATTGTAAATTTAATAATCACAATTATTTATGAATATAAGTCAGCCAATGGTCATACACCTGATGCTGACCGCGAACAATCTCGCCGTAAAGCGTGGCCAATTTTTGGGTGATTGCGCCGGGCTTGCCATCGCCGATGGCGTAGGTTTGCCAATCTGATTGGGGAATATCGCGATCCCGCGAATCAGTGATGCGGGAAATGGGCGTTACTTCCGCTGCTGTTCCGGTAAAAAATGCCTCGTCCGCGCCCAATAAATCGCTCACGGTGATCGGAGCGATTTCAGTGTTGTATCCCAAATTTTGGGCGATTTCCAAAATACTGGTTCGGGTAATGCCTTCCAGCACAGATTCGCTGCGGTCGTTGGTGCGCAGTGTATCGCCGTTAATAATGATGATATTTTCGCCCGGACCTTCGGAAACGCGATCTTCCAGATTCAAAAATATCGCTTCGTCAAACCCGCGTTTTCTGGCTTCAGTCGCAAATACGTTGGATTGCACATACAGCCCGCCGATTTTCACGGATGCATTGATCTGGCTCGGATGTAACCGTTTTTGCGGCAGCAGCAATGCATGAATCCCGTTTTGCAGCGACGCCTCGCCGAGGTAGCGTCCCCATTCCCAGCAGCCCACGGTCAGCTCTACCGGACAGGCTTTTGGCGTCAGTCCGAGATTGCCGTAACCGTAAAATAAATTGGGGCGAATATATGCGCTATCTAATTGATTTTTCTCAACTACCAGCCGGCATGCTTCCATGATTTCCGGATGAGAAAACGGCACTTTCATGTTGATGGCGTCGGCAGATTCGAAAAACCGGTCGATATGTTCTTTTAGCCGGAAAATGGCTGCGCCTTTGGGCGTTTTGTACGCGCGGATGCCTTCAAATACGGAACTTCCGTAATGCAAAACGTGCGCCATCGGATGGATGATTTGTTCTTGCCAGTCGTGAATTTTCCCGTTGTGCCAGTAACATGTTGCCCCGGGAAAGTGATCGTTAGAAATCATTTAACCTCCAGTTGTTTTGCTGATTCCGCAAATAAATTCTCAACAACGGAAATCATTTTCAGGTTAGCAAAGCATATTATTTTTTTATCGATATCAAGTCAAGCGGTTTTAACAAAAAGCAGTGCGATCCGTAAATATGGTTATTTTTTTCGATAAAATTTAATAACCGGAGGAATGAAATTTTGAAAACAATTGAATAAATTCGTCAATTTTTGATATATTTTCAGTGTTTCAATCGGTAAAACCGTATGGCTTTAAAAGGAACAAAATTGTTAATCAACAGTATTTTTGAAAAACATTGAAAAATGAGGTATCGAATGAAGACGTTTATAATTGCATTGCTGGCTATCGGTGTGGTTGCCTGCAATTCCGGCGAAAA
This genomic window from Calditrichia bacterium contains:
- a CDS encoding pyridoxal phosphate-dependent aminotransferase, which produces MPGISERARIMPPSPIRKLVPFAEAAKSRGVKVYHLNIGQPDIPTPKVMMDAFRNHDITVLEYGHSAGLWEYREGLAKYYQKNGINVSKDEVLVTTAGSEAIIFVMLACMDPGDEILIPEPFYTNYLGFAVEAGVRVVPLTCSAENGFKLPDASEIEQKITRRTKAIMICNPNNPTGYVYSKAEMETLRDIAINNDLYLIGDEVYREFVYDGKQHHSVMHLKDMDERAIIVDSISKRYSACGARVGCIVTKNKAILDTALRFGQARLCPPTLEQIAATAALDTPQSYFDEVMGEYLARREAVFEGLAKIPGAFAHKPSGAFYTVVKLPVDDADNFCKWLLSDFHDNKETVMMAPAAGFYATPGLGTDEVRIAFVLNAPAMRRSMEILAKALAVYPGRTQ
- a CDS encoding branched-chain amino acid transaminase, which translates into the protein MISNDHFPGATCYWHNGKIHDWQEQIIHPMAHVLHYGSSVFEGIRAYKTPKGAAIFRLKEHIDRFFESADAINMKVPFSHPEIMEACRLVVEKNQLDSAYIRPNLFYGYGNLGLTPKACPVELTVGCWEWGRYLGEASLQNGIHALLLPQKRLHPSQINASVKIGGLYVQSNVFATEARKRGFDEAIFLNLEDRVSEGPGENIIIINGDTLRTNDRSESVLEGITRTSILEIAQNLGYNTEIAPITVSDLLGADEAFFTGTAAEVTPISRITDSRDRDIPQSDWQTYAIGDGKPGAITQKLATLYGEIVRGQHQVYDHWLTYIHK